The DNA sequence CTTTATTTGAATCAACAGGACACATTGCCTGTATCGGAGATAGAGATGTCATCATCGCGGTGTCAGGGGCTTCCAAGAAAGACTACCTAAACAAATCTCTTGGCGCTGTAGCCGAGCAGGCCATGGAAGAAAGGAGAACCATTTACAATACGGGAGAATCTTCTGTTTTGAAAGAAACAGAAGGAGAGGAAAAAGTCAAAGCAACAAATCAGGTCATTGCACCGATTATTGCTGAAGGTGATCCCATTGGGGTAGTCGTACTCATGTCCAAAGAACCGAACATCAAGATGGGAGATTTGGAAATCAAACTTGCTGAAACTGCAGCGGGCTTTTTAGCCAAACAAATGGAACAGTAATGTTTAAATGCAAAGAATAAAAATCGAAAAGGACTGTTAACAGCATGTTGACAGTCCTTTTCTTAAGTGGCGTGCCCAGATAAGCACGCATTATCTAACTAGTGAGAGTCCAGTCGGGGTAAGTGCCAAGACGCCCCGAGATGCTTGCCAAAGATCTTCCTGCCATTTATAGTATTATTGGACAAGCAACGAGTGCCTTGTCAACCTTAATATCAAACAGGAGGAAAGCAAGTGAACCCGATATTAAATATTCTGGGCCTCGGAGACCAAGGACTTGATTCTTTGTCTCTTGCCGCCTATAAATTATTGAAAGGTTCAGATCTGATATTTCTGTGGAATGTCGAACATCCGGCAGCTTCAGATCTGATTCGGGAGGGTTTCCCGTGCCAGGAAATATTCGCAGCAGCAGAAAAAACGGAAAATATCCTTTTAGACTTAGACACAGGACTCGATTTGATTGCAGAAAAGGTTATGACGGTGTCCGGTAAAAAGCAAATAACGCTCGCTTTGCCGGGTTTCCCAATCGCGGAAGGCAGGATCACAGCCGGACTTTACCGAAGGCTTGGAACTTCTTTTACTCTGAAGGCGACAATGATCAGGGAAAATAGTGACCGGCTGGAAAGGCTCACTGCAATTATGGCCGAATTGCGTTCTGCTTGGGGGTGTCCTTGGGATAAGGAGCAAGATCATGAGTCGCTGAAGAAATATCTGATTGAAGAGACCTATGA is a window from the Dehalobacter sp. DCA genome containing:
- the spoVT gene encoding stage V sporulation protein T, translating into MKATGIVRRIDDLGRVVIPKEIRRTLRIREGDPLEIFVDREGEVILKKYSPIGELGDFAKEYADSLFESTGHIACIGDRDVIIAVSGASKKDYLNKSLGAVAEQAMEERRTIYNTGESSVLKETEGEEKVKATNQVIAPIIAEGDPIGVVVLMSKEPNIKMGDLEIKLAETAAGFLAKQMEQ